The DNA sequence TGTCGGATTAGTCGCATGGACAGGGTTGGCTTTCGACAAGAATGACATTCCAAAGGGATCAAATGCCTGAAAATAAACGCAGGAATCGAGAACTGaacgaaaaagaaacgaaaataAAACCGTCTTGCAAGCAACAAAATACGAAAGATAGAAATATATGTGCATTCACAAGACTTTAAGAAGACTTACAGCCGACTTATTGTCGTCAAACGCTGAAAACGCGTCATTATTGGCCCATTCCACGTTGGCTANATTCACAAGACTTTAAGAAGACTTACAGCCGACTTATTGTCGTCAAACGCTGAAAACGCGTCATTATTGGCCCATTCCACGTTGGCTACCTCATTATTGGCGCCCTCGTGGCCAAATGCATCGAAATCCGAGTGATTGGAGTTGGTCAGGGCTGCCTTGGAAGGAGCCTAAACATGGAAAGGAAAGCAAACGTCGATCAAACGCTCATTTGGTCATCAATCATAGTCATGAGTCATTCGGAAGTAAATTGAGACGACTTCTTGTTAAGACACTTGTCCGTCTAATTAGtgaacaaaatgaatggataGATGTATGTATGAATGGATGATGAATGGGTGGTATGTATACCTCAGGCACAGGGGGTCGTTTgggcttgtcaagtttggAGAAGTCGGGAAGTTCCAGATTGAGCCGCAAGGGTTCCAAGAGATGTTCAGGAACGTTGGAACAGTCGTCGTTAACATTGTCGAAGGCCGTCATGGCGTCCTTCATGTGCTTCTCAGCTTCGATCAGGATCTCAAGCTTCTCTTGGGTCTATAAAACAAATGTTGTGTTCAATTCATCTTGATAAACCTGGGTTGTGGAATTTCGTTTTGTTTCCAAAGCAATCTACTAAAAAAtctgactaaaattcccaaacaaccctacattcaaggactagccagatccaccaactctaattcgttggtagatcaaataatatatgaaaataaatttgataaaaaataaaaaaaaaatccggaAAATCCGGAAATTCCCACGTGATTGAATGCCAAAATAATTTTACGTCCAgaacattcaaaaattcacGCCATACAATACTTCATGATTGATAGCAAGTAAAAAATAGTCAAGAAATCGCTCTCTTTCGAGAATCCAAGGTCTCTCTATTCTCGAACAAATTGATCTTGTATTTGTGGTCGAGGACGTGGAAAGAAATGCCCAGATCAGGATTCCTATCTGCATTTATGCagaatgaaagagagagagagagagagagagagagaaacagtGGGTTGCAGCCTATCAAACAAAAGGGACCAATCGCACTCTTGGGTGTCACTCTCTTTGTCTCTTATTTTCTCCGGCTCTCCAGTATACAATGTGGTCTGCATATCAAGTAGGATAGGGGCTTTGGAGGGCTTACTTAAGGAGTCTGCTGATCTTGGATGACGGAGGTATTTAGTGACTGTCCAATGGAACAAATACAAACGACTCTAGGGGATGCTCGATCCTGTTTGGACAGGAGGAAAGGCCTTCAATGAACGAGGTTTAGCACTAATGGCCTAGCCGAGATAGAGTAAGCATCCATaaatttctttgaattgtATTGGGATCACTTTTGAATCGACCATTCGTTGCTCCTTTTCAGAAATGGCAATGAAACTTTCATACTTAGAATAGCTTTCCGATGAAGTTGCGGAACTTCTTCCCCAATGGTCAAACGCCTCGTTCTCAACTAATAATCATTGGAGATTCTGGCCTAACATGATGGCAAATAAGTGATTTCAATTGCAGTTTTCAATTCATGTCTCCTTTTGGTCTGTCTCTTAAGTTAAGTGGTCCAACTTGTTCCTGATAGTGTTTTTCAGCCGATCTTAGAGACTCATAGGAGATCGCTCACCTCCTCATCCAGTTCTGAACAGATCTGATTCTCGTCTTCCATGCGCTTGATGTCGGTCTCGGTTTTCTTGATCTCGGCCATAAGCTCGCGTTCCTCGTCCTTCAATCGCTCGTATTCACGTTTCTTCCCGTGaacctcttcttcttgttccaaaagcgTCTTCTCTTGCTCATCCGCTTGAGTTTGGAGTTTCTCAATCTGAATGGCATTGAATCGGataacatttcaaagtttgctTGATTggttttccattcatttttagaCATTAAAGAAGCGAACATCATTCACAAATTGACATCATGAGCACAAGGAAAGACACAGTCAATTTAGTCAGGCAAACGACCGAAAACGTTACAAACgtaaaaaaattaataaaaaaaaccacgcACCTCTCGGACGAATCCGACCACTTCGTCCTCCACATTGGACAAATCCGATTCCAATTCCAAGGTCTACAACATAAATCCATTCAACAAAAAGAATAAGGATAAAAAACGACAACCGAGATAAcgagaaaaaaattcaaatgcagTGCGGCTAGTTGATGAAGATactttcaaacaatgaaatagaCTCTAAATACATATCTTTTGAAGACCAGGGTGCAGATCTCTGGGAGCAACATTGAGCCTCTAGCTTccaacaaatggaaaaatggccaagagaATAGGAGGAGTACATGAGATTAAAACGGTCATTTTGCTAAAACGACTTTCTCAAAAGCAATAATTTCGGGGATCTGGTTCAGAGCCCGAGATTCAGAGAAGTCCGAAGTAATTTCTTACAACGATGGGCCTCAAACGGCGGAcctcgaacccaaaatgggacataccaaaatatattgaaaaactctgtcaaataataatccaatgagattgaaactcgcaataaagattattttaaaatttggaattttgaaaagtacttTTTTAGAAGCAGACAGTTATATCGATAATTGAAAGTACATTTtgacacacacaaaaaaattctttccAATTGGATTCTCTTTGGTGTTTGATTGAGGCTGTCAGCCGGCCAAATGCGATTCGAATCCAAAAAAATCTTCTCTAACATGAATTCATTCAacagaaggaagaaaaagatacaACGGAAGGCGAGATAAcgaaaagaaaattaaaatgcGTGGACTCGAAATTTGCATAACTTTTTCGCCACACTATCAAAGTTACGAGTAAATTAGAGCAAAAAAGAGcacatgataaaaaaaaaaaaaacacacatcTGAATGGCTAGATaaaggcaattttcaaaataaatcaattaaGAGCACTTGTTGGCCCTAAATCTGCACCCCTCGATTTGAAATTTGTCTAAgtgttaaaaaagcaaaaaccttTTCACAAGCAAATGATTCCATGTTCCGAGTTTCTTTCGATGTTTGCCTACGAATACAATTTCTACTCGAGATACGTGAACTTTAGTACTGTTAGTGCTGGATACGAATAACATCACGAGTGAATTAGTGGCTATTCCAGATGATCCGATACAAATAAAGCTTCAGGGaaatcaaaaaccaaaatcgAGCAAAAGCATGCTATCCTGACCTGCTTGTCGAGATCGTCGAGTCGTTTCTGGGCCACGTCTCGTTGATTGGTGAGTTGTTTCAAAGTGGCAGAAAGCGTGTCGAATTCACTCTGAAGCGAGTGACCTTCAGTGTTCTTCAGTGAAATGTTATACTCGATCTCCTGGATATCCTTCTCGATTTGGAGCTTTTCCGAGAGCATCGTCTGGATCTCCTTGGCGATCATCTCCAACTCTGGATTGTTGTATATGCTCGCCATGGCCTGCAGATAAGAGAAGGATAAAACATCTCGatcaaaagttgttccatatTTACGTGAGAGCCTCTTTTTGGGTGACTTATTACCCCTTCTTTGGCTTTGGGTCTCATGGAAGGGGGAATCATGTCGGGTGTGAGTGCGGCTGGCGGATCTTTACCCGCTTGTTTACGGGCAATCAACCACATGGCCAGAGCGAATTGCTCGGGATTGAGTTTTCCCTCTTGATTCATGTCGCACAAGTTCCTAAAGAAGGAAAATAATGCATGCTAACATTATTATTTCTCAGAGGATTCCTATTTTCACATGTCGATACAGGTTTGAAGGGATACATCGTGGTAATTACCTTCAAATATGGTGTTTATATGCATCTTCATCAATGCTTTGCAATATGATTAGGTGTTATGTTCTTAAATCAGACCGATTTCCGCCAAGAGATTTAATCcccatgttccaatttttacaaaaactctctgtctctctctctctctctctgtctctctcatGATAATCTTATATCGAGTCTTTGGATTATCAAGTGTATGAATAGATTCCTGATATTGAATCAAGGCTGCCTTACCATATGTGGGCGAGAATGTTTTGCGGTAATCCGGTCTGGAGGAAGACGTTCTTGATCTCGATGCCGGAAACGAAGCCGTCCTTGTCCGTATCGGTTTGGCGAAATAGCGCCTGATATCGTAGCTTGTCACCGGAGTTGACCACCCAAGGGACCACCTCCACAGTGGGGGCGGCAGACACCGgctaaacaaacaaacacgtACAATGACAAAGAGTCATTAATCATGTTAGGACAAGATATGCCCAGCTTTCAAACAGGCCGGTCACTTACTTTTGGGGTTCCGTTGAGATTGGGCTTGGCGGAGAGGGATTTGGGGACTTTGTCGGGTTGGAGCTCGGGGGGCAGCTCGTCGGGACATTTGTCGCCTTGGAGCACGCGAAAGACGAGATGCATGGACACGGTGAACTCGTAGCGATCCAGGAAGCCGTCGCGATCCACGTCGGACAGGTCCCAGATCTTGCCCAACACCGGCATCGGCAGCTTCGAGCCCATCATCACTTGGCGAACCTGGAACATTGGCGACATCATCTGACGTGACACTCGGGCTGTGGACATGATTTTATACAATCTCACGGTTGTTCAGAAATATGGCAGTATTACTTCGGAATAACACCAAGTATGACACAGTACTCAAGTTTAGTTCGGCAGCATTTAAGAAGTGCCTCATttgcaagtcaaatttcttatCGCAATAAGAGAATCATACGAAAATTAAAGCGTAGAATGTACATACACTATTTGCATCCTACCCCACGAGGCATATTTAACtagacaaaatttgaattttgatttcaatgacGATTAATTTTAAGATAAGACTTAGTCAGGGTTAATTTTCATATCCAGgcaacatttttattttcatatttttttaaagtatttTGAACGTCATCATTGCAAGGGTCAAAAAACAAGTTGTGATCGAAATGACATCCCGTGGAATACGAAAAACCTGGGAATTCTATTGCagcttttcttttgacaattaCTATAATGCCGTTCAAAATAGTACAAAAAAGTTTATACATCAAAACATTGTCAGGATAGAGAAATTAGCTAAAAATCATGatgaaaatctaaattcaaattatgtCAAGTTAAATATGCAATGATTGCCAAAAATCGATCTAATCAAGTGCGTTCGTAACCATCCAAGTCAATGACTGCTGCTGAAAGATATCCCGTGGGCCTTACCTTGTCTCCGGgaagtttttcgtctttggGTTGGAGTTGGTCGAAGAGCGTGTCGTATTTGCGTTTCTCCTCGGGCTTCACCAGAAACTGGATCGAGGCCGAGGGCGGGAGCTTCTTCTGGCCGGGTCTGCTTTTGGCCGTGGGCGCACCGGGTGCGGTGGCCGGCCCGAAATCCGGGGCCGGACTCTCGTTCCGCAGATTGCAGACCATCACGTCTTGACAATCCTGGTGAAGAGCTACGAGTTTGCAGGCCACAAAAAAGCCCGCCCGATCCAAGGAGCCCTTTTGCTTGACATCCGACAAATCCCAGATCTAAAAAATAATAGACAAGTGGACAAGATGAACGTCCCAAGTAGATTCAGGAATGGACTGAGATGGTAAGAAGAGGAAGTAGAAGAAAAGTCCCTACCTTGCCCAGGATCTCGTCGCTCAATCCGGATTGCTTGAGAAACTTGGCCGCATCCATGGCGCCGATCTCATTCTTGGATTGCGGGTCCAGACGCTTGTAATACACGTCATATTGAGTCACATACGGACCAGCCACCTGAAAACACATCATGACCGGGTTGAGAATGGATGGCATGTGTTTTTTCATCTGGCTCAAAGTGGGTTTCTGAACGCTTTCAACGACTGATTGACGAGTGACCgagttcaaatcaaatctcGGGTCGAATGATCATGTATAAACATTTGGGAGCCTTTTTTCCggctcattttcattttgcgcATTAAGTTGGATTACGACACCGCTTTTAAATCGATCATGAGAGcgagaggatggatggatgcttcTGACACTTGGACAAAGGAtctgatatttttcaataccTATGCTAAGAAACAAGGGTGGGTCGGGATTTCGTGTTCTTTCGGGGTATTAAAATGAGTTCACGCTTTCTTCCAGAGCCTCATCCCAAAACGCAGCCATTGAACCTAATACAATCATTAGAATCATACATGATTTCTCCTGAAATAATATCATCTCTCTTCTCAGTTCTCGATATTCATAGTAAGATTGTGCATCCCATCGCCATAACGGATAGCCAGTCCAATCTCAAAGAAATTATGCTACAACTCAAAACTCTCATTGCATAGGTAATCCATTCTAAGAAAACCCACAAATCCTCCCGACGACTGCCCAAAGTTCAAAAGATATCTATAAAAGTGTTCTCTCCGTGGCACCATTTCATATCTTCGACACGGGTCAGGCAAGCTTGCTCTTGCTCATTCCGAGATCTACCTGAGTCTAGCCAGACTTGCCAATCCCAAGCCAATCCCAATCCTGATCCTCTCAAGCTCGTGATGCCCCATTGAGTCCAACCGCCTTTTGTCGTTCTCCTGGTGCCTGGTCGCCAACACCCGTCATGTGATGACTCCTGACTCAGTGGTAGgccttctttcttcctttttccctccctcccttcctgCCAGCCTTATGGCCATTTCCCCCGGTCTGGGCGGGCTGGCCGAGTGGCCTTTTCGTTTCGAAGCTGGAAGTCAGCTAGCGCTCTCCTCTTCAAGACCACAAGACCAACTCGACCTGCCTGCCTGCTTGCCTGCTTGCCTGCCTCTTTGGCCTTCAACCATAACGATCatgggtcattcattcaatggtGGGTCCGATTACCAACCCCGGACCTTTCACGGGCAAGGCCACGCCCCTAACATGGTCCTACATTCAAGCGGGTGTGGGCGGGCGTCCGGGAAAAGTCCACCCGCGTCCCTCCTCGTGACATGTCGCTGACTGAGTCGACCTAACTAACGTATTATGTACAACGATCAATTGGGATGTCTCGGATTTTTGAGCAGGGCAGCGGGATCGGGTTGGTTTACCCTCCAGGGGTGTGGCCGCTTACTTCTTCGGGGGGTGGCAGGGTGGCCATGATGCGGGGTGGGCGTGGCTGAGTGGCGGTTCGAGTCCCCACACCTCCGACACGCTCAGacagacactcactcactcacgggCGGATGGTTCAAGACTTCAAGTCTCGTCACTCTTGTcactctcttctctcttctcaGAATTAAGTACTAAGTACAGGACTCAGTAGTAAAGTCGGTAGCGTACCGTACGTACCAACGAATGAACGGCGGAGGCGCTACAATCCCTAGGACTACTTGAGTCTGGAGGGGGGCTAGGATTCAGGGTTGAATCAGACATTAGTGTACTCTTGGCCAAAAGAGGATGCCAAAAAAGGCCAGGCTTGATCAAAAAAAGCCGGTTCGGGTTGGTTTTATTGTTTTGAGGGGGAGAGGGGGATTCTACTTGAGCGAAAGACGATAACAAATTCCTCTTTCGACCTTGGAATTTTCGGCCTTCTAGTGGCCGGAAATCATGAGGCTTGGTTTGATTAGCGTTGCTTTTAATTTCTGTCATTGTTCTGTCGCTACTTGATTAAGATGACCTCTGCAAGTCATAATCTGTGGGCATTTGCCATAAAGTCAGAATGCAGGCATTAAAATTATGGCCCTTGATCAAACAACCAGAGAGTTTTCGCATGGCCTATCAAAAGAATATGGTTAATAGCAATTTCTGGTAGGCCAACCAAAAGGTAATGAAATTAACAGACATTTGGGGCGTCCTTGATAGCCCCAGTACGTAGCACGAAATATGATTTACTTTCCGCAcatcagagggcgctttatgAGTCAGCCCCTGCCGAGTAAAGGGTCGAtttggccgattcctctttatggaattataatgcgtttgcattgttttgggcaaatgctttcaaaatcttatgccTAATTAGTGAACTGGAACACATActgtctggaaaagaaatcgctttcatggcacgaCACGaatagtttatttagcaatctacggtgcctcttcccgttttgtttggattGTCTGACGTTACAAATAAGGGCTCTTATTCTCTTAAAAACGTCGAAAATAGAGTTCATTCTCGCAACCACCTTCGTTCTTGGAGGTCACTGTTAGACCTCAGAAAAAAAAGTAGACTTCTTAaccgatattttttttacttgagaaaattgtgaaaattCACAAAATAGGGGTAAGTGCAAAATAACGAGttgcaaatatgcaaaaagatTTGTTATAATCAGCAGAGGTagtttttgtccttttttctaATTATCTTTATTTTAATTAAATCAGGGCTTACATTCTTCGCAACAATTAGTAAAGCCAGTGACAAACCAATACCCAAAAAACGCTAAAGCTTGTTGCCAAAGGATTTAATCCTTTGCCATATGCTTCTAACATACCCAGAAAAGAGATTTGAAAGgcaggttcttaactctttttttcttaccttagattagaaagcaagcaaggagcaaagcctccctctagtagaatacAGCTggtgcaaagcattcaaattcaggaatagctaaacattatattctggttatatAGCTtcattattcaacattatCAACTTTTTTACGacagttttgatcaaaatcatcagtcatttgatTCTTAAAAATTGCTAGTACTTAAAATTTGACATGTTACTAGTTGCTAAAATTTAATAATGGGATATTTTCCTATATTCATGGTCTTTCTTCCATAACCAAGTTACTTGAGatattgttaggcatattttttaccttttaaagatgcgtttgatgtcaggaaatgagaagaatcacTATGCTTTTTTAAGACACATATATCtgagtttttagatgtatgaTAAATGTGTGATTCATGTACTCCTTAGAAATATATTATGTATAACAAATAtaagaagtattattggatattggATATACAAGTGCTAAGCTGTTTTAAATTCAAGACTTAATCTTAAATAAATTACctagccaccaaatgccctgattttagtgtggctttgactttttcacattcaaaataCATCAATGATACTTGttttggctttaaaaagctgtattgtatcaaaataatgaattaagatctcaaaaaataaaacatttcagTGGATGTGTTGGAAATTAAAAgcgttagtgaaaaggctagttgttacttcagATTGATGTATTTATgtatttgaagaaagcttGGATTTTATTAATTactgatttgatttgttggtTAGCATCTAGAttaggtaaagaaataacatgatttaagGTTttaaagtgtttgcttgtcaacccccttttggacaattgtacttacttttgtcccgttttgtccatttttgtccacttttgatacctttggacacttttggacacttttggacactcttggacacttttgtcgacttggtgtccaaaaatcaCGCTAATTCTTAAAATTGTCCACCCTGTGGGTGAGTGATGTCAACTGTAGTCATTAGACACAGTACGGCAGGGGTCATCCTGTGAGGATAGGCTGTGAAATGGGGGGATTTGGGCTTTAAATTCAGCAATATATCTTGGAATAAATATAATGGCACCAATAGAAATAAGCAtccaaaatgtggaaaaacGTCAAAGACGCAAATTGATTGTGAACTGAGCTAACAATTCAGTACAAGAACCAGATTCATATAATTGGAAGTGCCAGCTTAATTTAGGTGTCGGATGAGACAGGTTGGAATGATTGGATAAGTGAGATATGTTTGctgtcaaaatgaattgcttTATTGGTAcaaaaatgagtgaaaaagGTTACATATACTTTaaataaactcaaaaataaataaaggaACTGTTTACTTTTCCACGGATATCTAAAATCCCTTTTTGCCAGAGGTCCTTGATCTATCTAACTGACTGAATTTAGCGCCAATATATGATTAGACCATAGTTTCATGAAGATTTGACGTTATTAATGTTATTGATCTACTATTATCACTtatattcatttgatttaaaTCCAGTTTTATGACAAACAGTTTTATTTCTCAATTTGTCTAAAGATATCTTTGCCAACTTGTAATACgtcaatgttcaatttgctgccttcaaatattcgtagggtatTTGTagggcgttgatccagtagcaggatttaagtcttGTCAAGTTTATGACAAAtattcccgatcaaccttatattcaagggctagtcaaatcagccaactctaattcgttgctcaatcaaataatatatttaaGAAGAggttaaataaaatgattacatttctcgtcttgaactgctgcaattccaatcccagtagcggtaaggaagtccgcaaaaaaatattctaatatTCTAAGGACCTCCTGAATGGATTATAAATCAATCAACTATCATAGCTaacaaacactttttaaaaatCATGGATTCATAAGTacattatttcatttctaaGATTATTACCTGTATTTCCAGAGTTTCATATAGTTTTGTAAAAGACAACGGCGTTTAGAAATTCATCTAAAAgtacttttttccaaattttaatTAATATATATCATATTCTAAGGACCTTAATAATGAATTATGAATCAACCAATCATCATAACTTACAAAACACTTTTagaaactttgaaaatgaaacaaatgtagCACTCATCATTACAAATCTATACAGTCAAAAGCAATAAGCTAAAACTAACTGTCAACAAAAAGCTaatgtgttttcttgtttgttaTAAATTGCAGTAGCTACTAAAAATGTGGATGGGATATAAAAAGCTATCGCAAATTAtattaatttcaaatttcgtGGGAAACATGTGTTTTCTATATACCGTATATTATCAATTCAAAGATCAATGGAGTTTTTCTACACTTTCATTTCATAGCATCTCAAATTAGTTTTATCCCTGCGAGTCCCTGATTAAAAAACAAGAGCAACAAAAgcttgacaaaatgaaactaaaaatgtaacaaaatatattaaatACCTTAATGATACATGCAGAGCATGTTTTGTGCCAAGTAAGATAGTGATGAAGTTTTTGAATATCTGTAA is a window from the Tigriopus californicus strain San Diego chromosome 2, Tcal_SD_v2.1, whole genome shotgun sequence genome containing:
- the LOC131892569 gene encoding epidermal growth factor receptor substrate 15-like 1; translation: MATLPPPEEVAGPYVTQYDVYYKRLDPQSKNEIGAMDAAKFLKQSGLSDEILGKIWDLSDVKQKGSLDRAGFFVACKLVALHQDCQDVMVCNLRNESPAPDFGPATAPGAPTAKSRPGQKKLPPSASIQFLVKPEEKRKYDTLFDQLQPKDEKLPGDKVRQVMMGSKLPMPVLGKIWDLSDVDRDGFLDRYEFTVSMHLVFRVLQGDKCPDELPPELQPDKVPKSLSAKPNLNGTPKPVSAAPTVEVVPWVVNSGDKLRYQALFRQTDTDKDGFVSGIEIKNVFLQTGLPQNILAHIWNLCDMNQEGKLNPEQFALAMWLIARKQAGKDPPAALTPDMIPPSMRPKAKEGAMASIYNNPELEMIAKEIQTMLSEKLQIEKDIQEIEYNISLKNTEGHSLQSEFDTLSATLKQLTNQRDVAQKRLDDLDKQTLELESDLSNVEDEVVGFVREIEKLQTQADEQEKTLLEQEEEVHGKKREYERLKDEERELMAEIKKTETDIKRMEDENQICSELDEETQEKLEILIEAEKHMKDAMTAFDNVNDDCSNVPEHLLEPLRLNLELPDFSKLDKPKRPPVPEAPSKAALTNSNHSDFDAFGHEGANNEVANVEWANNDAFSAFDDNKSAAFDPFGMSFLSKANPVHATNPTRNVNDPFAGSHSAFGAPNPNSLDSFGFSKISNNAISPNFNDSGDENPPPLMPRPDSGSRAGDSPTPALPPKNPAGGPKRPPPPKRPPPPGGGGGGGKPPPVPPPPKSGTNSPNDDPFGKKASGGGGGFADFSSFQANFDTQPFSTTTATPTNWGGYSSDSAFGSADPTPTHGPKYYGNNSSTTGATYSAPPLQSQQNFEFAEDPFKNAEHRYDDPFEISGADPFQDSIDPFTAPVTAAFGRQNTSSNPGHDPFSSISSAGDPFSLALKSSLNQSSAKNSNNNNHQPSSGSSSSRSSNLKKNSSTSSNGGRKDPFDPFGMSSSTGGNNDPFAASPFGGPSSSSTHTKDQSDPFGSSFSNSDAFASKDDWFTGVPKSAPKVDGVSKMNKLSKSSSQSLATSWSSAPPPTSASSKSDPFNKSVTKVNNADPFGSMASSKKKSGRSHHGFADFLTNSPMKSISEEKSEKKRHRFLPKLGGKSDKSKPGSSSPGPSNQQRHDTFQLEVARSEEHTDLAYAIALSKAEAASLKTSS